Proteins encoded within one genomic window of Pieris brassicae chromosome 12, ilPieBrab1.1, whole genome shotgun sequence:
- the LOC123717193 gene encoding uncharacterized protein LOC123717193 isoform X1 has product MSMADVTSARSTPAPDACPECDTAASVTSDLHKYQVACTCKPASAQYACADDPGPPPPAKTDTPPALPPRPPTSVLATTNRRNNASVGCNGNETSCRRKKYAWWCCGCGALAAALGGLLAAQHILLRAYTASPHHLETVPAAVPAAMLVLTGVCIMSLARRRNRYSYMVRKIKVVGACCLVCALTCVLVTITTTVIHMNKLQTLKFCEYTKLTRTCSCFSMPPDSQHSSDDDGVRCVFEGVTDCGVVHGALYWCLRGVFALSVTAVLVCIFSCMLAYQLLSHERKKMYWEQLELRCRSLYRPPTGQAAPATGRPAQNNCSCCAQCHTTQPAWDFSLQHRFWAPGRIGNLYSPNPGSGRKTSPWSWFPWPRGNSQNSRCRMDGVPQSGDSAYGFCETEQAQNPPQSYDERAYPNFNQPFQRGQNSGTFPQTSQFESAQFSQSAQFSQSGQFAQSAQFQPQNFQPGQIGYQEGFSEGNTSFDAQTGVWGPPPPYSPQGRSGSRHHLHHQDPATTTLLHHHHIDVHRTINPHELPNVQPHTCSRSSYHSQERINPELVRINPDLVRINPELVRVNPELVRMHPDLARLNPEYRLNQELQMYPQEEGQERFNTLRGHLVPYRNCPRSLGLSAGNIHRDCRDDVIECVHQKSSSKVSDQSGECCQKQGKENLAFQNDKQSPIRSSMQDCHRGVNQNTESEVYFADVSSCCNADCCVNPNLSALVGTIENHPESTSESDTGSFTLTRQQRPQPQVGSKRRPRQTDKKLEKMRPDLNSSIRLTEQQIDQLNSSMRMSDRNIERIERIDSRDRLHDRSDRMNDSRIDRSDRINDSRIDRSDRMNDSRLDRSDRINDSRIDRSDRMNDSRLDRSDRMNDSRVDRCDRHNDSRIERMNDSRIDRCERMNDSRIDRSDRLNDSRVSRVVERIDMDASDSRDRLNDSRVERISESSRIERMERTNDSRDRTSDILNESRGSRFEDRRMSDLNSSIRIEGSPKMRPHISPLKIKRSPKTQIEREFAPINSPLSPNTDESLLSDEDGRPEIVYSNEPEAKCLGPDSQYEPENINKEELKTNHHHCYSDTNTMDSGWQSGSEKQVTD; this is encoded by the exons ATGTCTATGGCGGACGTGACGTCAGCGCGGAGCACGCCCGCGCCTGACGCGTGCCCAGAGTGCGATACTGCTGCATCCGTCACATCGGATTTGCATAAG TATCAAGTAGCTTGCACATGCAAACCTGCGTCAGCGCAATACGCATGCGCAGACGATCCAGGCCCACCGCCCCCCGCGAAAACTGACACTCCCCCTGCGTTACCACCAAGACCCCCTACAAGTGTGCTGGCAACAACTAACCGACGGAATAatg CATCCGTAGGCTGCAATGGCAACGAGACGTCATGCAGACGGAAGAAGTACGCATGGTGGTGTTGCGGTTGTGGTGCCTTAGCTGCCGCGTTGGGTGGCTTGCTTGCTGCCCAGCACATATTGCTACGGGCCTACACTGCTTCACCTCATCACTTAGAAACTGTTCCAGCTGCTGTACCGGCTGCtatg CTGGTGTTGACCGGAGTTTGTATAATGAGCTTAGCCAGGAGAAGAAACCGGTACAGCTATATGGTAAGAAAA ATTAAGGTGGTCGGAGCGTGTTGTCTGGTCTGTGCGTTGACTTGCGTTCTCGTTACCATCACAACGACCGTCATACATATGAACAA GCTTCAAACGCTTAAATTTTGCGAATACACGAAGTTGACCCGAACCTGCTCGTGTTTTTCAATGCCACCTGACTCACAGCACAGTAGCGATGATGATG GAGTTCGGTGCGTTTTCGAAGGCGTAACCGATTGTGGAGTTGTCCACGGAGCCTTATATTGGTGTCTTCGAGGTGTTTTCGCCTTATCTGTGACTGCAGTACTCGTCTGCATATTCAGTTGTATGCTTGCTTATCAGCTGCTTAG CCATGAACGGAAGAAGATGTATTGGGAGCAGCTGGAACTCCGTTGCCGGTCTTTGTATAGACCTCCAACAGGACAAGCTGCCCCCGCTACTGGGAGACCTGCACAG AACAACTGCAGTTGTTGTGCGCAGTGTCATACAACGCAGCCCGCTTGGGACTTCAGTTTGCAACATCGATTTTGGGCGCCTG GTCGTATAGGAAATTTGTATTCGCCAAATCCAGGGTCAGGAAGAAAGACTTCTCCGTGGAGCTGGTTCCCATGGCCGAGGGGAAATAGTCAAAA TTCTCGCTGCCGCATGGATGGCGTTCCACAGTCGGGTGACAGCGCGTACGGATTCTGTGAAACGGAACAAGCTCAAAACCCGCCTCAATCCTACGACGAACGAGCTTATCCCAACTTCAATCAACCCTTTCAACGGGGACAAAACTCTGGCACATTCCCTCAGACGTCACAGTTCGAATCCGCCCAATTCAGTCAGTCGGCTCAGTTCAGTCAGTCGGGCCAATTCGCCCAAAGTGCCCAGTTTCAACCGCAAAACTTTCAACCGGGTCAAATTGGGTACCAAGAAGGCTTCTCTGAAGGCAATACCAGTTTCGATGCCCAAACTGGAGTTTGGGGACCACCACCACCGTACAGCCCTCAAGGAAGGAGTGGCAGCAG ACACCATCTTCATCACCAAGATCCAGCGACAACGACCCTTCTTCATCACCATCACATAGACGTACACAGAACCATAAACCCACACGAACTCCCAAACGTGCAACCGCACACGTGCTCGAGAAGCTCTTATCACAGCCAAGAACGAATCAACCCGGAATTAGTCAGAATCAATCCCGACTTAGTCAGAATTAACCCGGAATTAGTCAGAGTGAACCCGGAATTAGTTAGAATGCACCCGGATTTGGCGAGACTGAATCCGGAATACAGGCTAAATCAAGAATTGCAAATGTATCCTCAAGAAGAAGGCCAGGAGAGGTTCAACACCTTGCGGGGTCATTTGGTTCCATACAGGAACTGTCCCCGGTCTTTGGGGCTCAGTGCTGGAAACATACATCGGGATTGCAGGGACGATGTAATAGAGTGTGTTCACCAAAAAAGCAGCAGTAAAG tttCAGATCAGAGCGGCGAGTGTTGTCAGAAACAAGGCAAGGAAAATTTGGCTTTTCAAAACGATAAACAATCTCCGATCAG gtcttCCATGCAAGACTGTCACCGTGGAGTGAATCAGAACACGGAGTCTGAGGTTTATTTTGCCGACGTGTCCAGTTGTTGTAAC GCGGATTGTTGTGTAAATCCGAACTTATCAGCTCTAGTTGGCACAATAGAGAATCACCCAGAATCAACTTCGGAATCAGACACTGGGTCATTTACCTTAACAAGACAACAGCGGCCACAACCGCAAGTCGGTTCCAAACGTAGGCCAAGACAAACAGACAAAAAGTTAGAAAAAATGAGACCGGATTTGAATAGTTCCATTCGTTTGACAGAACAACAGATTGATCAACTAAATAGTTCTATGAGGATGAGTGATCGAAATATTGAGAGAATTGAACGAATCGATTCTAGAGACAGATTACACGATAGGAGTGACAGAATGAATGATTCCAGAATTGATAGAAGCGACCGAATTAACGATTCCAGAATTGATAGGAGTGACAGAATGAATGATTCCAGATTGGATAGAAGCGACCGAATTAACGATTCCAGAATTGATAGGAGTGACAGAATGAATGATTCCAGATTGGATAGAAGTGACCGAATGAACGATTCTAGAGTTGATCGTTGCGATAGGCACAATGATTCCAGAATTGAAAGAATGAACGATTCTAGAATCGATCGGTGTGAGAGAATGAACGATTCTAGAATAGACAGAAGTGATAGACTGAACGATTCAAGGGTTTCAAGAGTCGTCGAAAGAATCGATATGGATGCAAGTGATTCGAGGGACAGGCTGAATGATTCTCGAGTCGAACGTATCAGTGAATCGTCGAGAATTGAGCGAATGGAACGGACGAATGACTCAAGAGACCGAACGAGCGACATATTGAACGAATCGAGAGGGAGTCGATTTGAAGACAGACGAATGTCAGATTTAAACTCCAGCATCAGGATCGAGGGAAGTCCAAAAATGCGTCCGCACATAAGCCCGTTAAAGATTAAACGCAGTCCCAAAACTCAGATAGAAAGAGAGTTTGCTCCAATAAATTCACCTTTATCGCCAAACACAGACGAGTCGTTATTGTCTGATGAAGACGGACGTCCGGAGATAGTTTATTCAAATGAGCCGGAGGCAAAATGCCTTGGTCCTGATTCACAGTACGAGCCAGAGAACATAAATAAGGAAGAGTTGAAAACAAACCACCACCATTGCTACAGCGACACAAATACCATGGATTCGGGATGGCAAAGTGGTTCTGAGAAACAAGTAACTGATTAA
- the LOC123717193 gene encoding uncharacterized protein LOC123717193 isoform X4 — protein sequence MNMEACGIMQVVQYQVSTPQSTIAADVTQHYVPPPPYFGCNGNETSCRRKKYAWWCCGCGALAAALGGLLAAQHILLRAYTASPHHLETVPAAVPAAMLVLTGVCIMSLARRRNRYSYMVRKIKVVGACCLVCALTCVLVTITTTVIHMNKLQTLKFCEYTKLTRTCSCFSMPPDSQHSSDDDGVRCVFEGVTDCGVVHGALYWCLRGVFALSVTAVLVCIFSCMLAYQLLSHERKKMYWEQLELRCRSLYRPPTGQAAPATGRPAQNNCSCCAQCHTTQPAWDFSLQHRFWAPGRIGNLYSPNPGSGRKTSPWSWFPWPRGNSQNSRCRMDGVPQSGDSAYGFCETEQAQNPPQSYDERAYPNFNQPFQRGQNSGTFPQTSQFESAQFSQSAQFSQSGQFAQSAQFQPQNFQPGQIGYQEGFSEGNTSFDAQTGVWGPPPPYSPQGRSGSRHHLHHQDPATTTLLHHHHIDVHRTINPHELPNVQPHTCSRSSYHSQERINPELVRINPDLVRINPELVRVNPELVRMHPDLARLNPEYRLNQELQMYPQEEGQERFNTLRGHLVPYRNCPRSLGLSAGNIHRDCRDDVIECVHQKSSSKVSDQSGECCQKQGKENLAFQNDKQSPIRSSMQDCHRGVNQNTESEVYFADVSSCCNADCCVNPNLSALVGTIENHPESTSESDTGSFTLTRQQRPQPQVGSKRRPRQTDKKLEKMRPDLNSSIRLTEQQIDQLNSSMRMSDRNIERIERIDSRDRLHDRSDRMNDSRIDRSDRINDSRIDRSDRMNDSRLDRSDRINDSRIDRSDRMNDSRLDRSDRMNDSRVDRCDRHNDSRIERMNDSRIDRCERMNDSRIDRSDRLNDSRVSRVVERIDMDASDSRDRLNDSRVERISESSRIERMERTNDSRDRTSDILNESRGSRFEDRRMSDLNSSIRIEGSPKMRPHISPLKIKRSPKTQIEREFAPINSPLSPNTDESLLSDEDGRPEIVYSNEPEAKCLGPDSQYEPENINKEELKTNHHHCYSDTNTMDSGWQSGSEKQVTD from the exons ATGAATATGGAAGCTTGTGGTATAATGCAAGTGGTACAGTATCAAGTGTCGACACCACAATCGACAATAGCAGCTGATGTGACACAGCATTACGTTCCACCACCACCTTATtttg GCTGCAATGGCAACGAGACGTCATGCAGACGGAAGAAGTACGCATGGTGGTGTTGCGGTTGTGGTGCCTTAGCTGCCGCGTTGGGTGGCTTGCTTGCTGCCCAGCACATATTGCTACGGGCCTACACTGCTTCACCTCATCACTTAGAAACTGTTCCAGCTGCTGTACCGGCTGCtatg CTGGTGTTGACCGGAGTTTGTATAATGAGCTTAGCCAGGAGAAGAAACCGGTACAGCTATATGGTAAGAAAA ATTAAGGTGGTCGGAGCGTGTTGTCTGGTCTGTGCGTTGACTTGCGTTCTCGTTACCATCACAACGACCGTCATACATATGAACAA GCTTCAAACGCTTAAATTTTGCGAATACACGAAGTTGACCCGAACCTGCTCGTGTTTTTCAATGCCACCTGACTCACAGCACAGTAGCGATGATGATG GAGTTCGGTGCGTTTTCGAAGGCGTAACCGATTGTGGAGTTGTCCACGGAGCCTTATATTGGTGTCTTCGAGGTGTTTTCGCCTTATCTGTGACTGCAGTACTCGTCTGCATATTCAGTTGTATGCTTGCTTATCAGCTGCTTAG CCATGAACGGAAGAAGATGTATTGGGAGCAGCTGGAACTCCGTTGCCGGTCTTTGTATAGACCTCCAACAGGACAAGCTGCCCCCGCTACTGGGAGACCTGCACAG AACAACTGCAGTTGTTGTGCGCAGTGTCATACAACGCAGCCCGCTTGGGACTTCAGTTTGCAACATCGATTTTGGGCGCCTG GTCGTATAGGAAATTTGTATTCGCCAAATCCAGGGTCAGGAAGAAAGACTTCTCCGTGGAGCTGGTTCCCATGGCCGAGGGGAAATAGTCAAAA TTCTCGCTGCCGCATGGATGGCGTTCCACAGTCGGGTGACAGCGCGTACGGATTCTGTGAAACGGAACAAGCTCAAAACCCGCCTCAATCCTACGACGAACGAGCTTATCCCAACTTCAATCAACCCTTTCAACGGGGACAAAACTCTGGCACATTCCCTCAGACGTCACAGTTCGAATCCGCCCAATTCAGTCAGTCGGCTCAGTTCAGTCAGTCGGGCCAATTCGCCCAAAGTGCCCAGTTTCAACCGCAAAACTTTCAACCGGGTCAAATTGGGTACCAAGAAGGCTTCTCTGAAGGCAATACCAGTTTCGATGCCCAAACTGGAGTTTGGGGACCACCACCACCGTACAGCCCTCAAGGAAGGAGTGGCAGCAG ACACCATCTTCATCACCAAGATCCAGCGACAACGACCCTTCTTCATCACCATCACATAGACGTACACAGAACCATAAACCCACACGAACTCCCAAACGTGCAACCGCACACGTGCTCGAGAAGCTCTTATCACAGCCAAGAACGAATCAACCCGGAATTAGTCAGAATCAATCCCGACTTAGTCAGAATTAACCCGGAATTAGTCAGAGTGAACCCGGAATTAGTTAGAATGCACCCGGATTTGGCGAGACTGAATCCGGAATACAGGCTAAATCAAGAATTGCAAATGTATCCTCAAGAAGAAGGCCAGGAGAGGTTCAACACCTTGCGGGGTCATTTGGTTCCATACAGGAACTGTCCCCGGTCTTTGGGGCTCAGTGCTGGAAACATACATCGGGATTGCAGGGACGATGTAATAGAGTGTGTTCACCAAAAAAGCAGCAGTAAAG tttCAGATCAGAGCGGCGAGTGTTGTCAGAAACAAGGCAAGGAAAATTTGGCTTTTCAAAACGATAAACAATCTCCGATCAG gtcttCCATGCAAGACTGTCACCGTGGAGTGAATCAGAACACGGAGTCTGAGGTTTATTTTGCCGACGTGTCCAGTTGTTGTAAC GCGGATTGTTGTGTAAATCCGAACTTATCAGCTCTAGTTGGCACAATAGAGAATCACCCAGAATCAACTTCGGAATCAGACACTGGGTCATTTACCTTAACAAGACAACAGCGGCCACAACCGCAAGTCGGTTCCAAACGTAGGCCAAGACAAACAGACAAAAAGTTAGAAAAAATGAGACCGGATTTGAATAGTTCCATTCGTTTGACAGAACAACAGATTGATCAACTAAATAGTTCTATGAGGATGAGTGATCGAAATATTGAGAGAATTGAACGAATCGATTCTAGAGACAGATTACACGATAGGAGTGACAGAATGAATGATTCCAGAATTGATAGAAGCGACCGAATTAACGATTCCAGAATTGATAGGAGTGACAGAATGAATGATTCCAGATTGGATAGAAGCGACCGAATTAACGATTCCAGAATTGATAGGAGTGACAGAATGAATGATTCCAGATTGGATAGAAGTGACCGAATGAACGATTCTAGAGTTGATCGTTGCGATAGGCACAATGATTCCAGAATTGAAAGAATGAACGATTCTAGAATCGATCGGTGTGAGAGAATGAACGATTCTAGAATAGACAGAAGTGATAGACTGAACGATTCAAGGGTTTCAAGAGTCGTCGAAAGAATCGATATGGATGCAAGTGATTCGAGGGACAGGCTGAATGATTCTCGAGTCGAACGTATCAGTGAATCGTCGAGAATTGAGCGAATGGAACGGACGAATGACTCAAGAGACCGAACGAGCGACATATTGAACGAATCGAGAGGGAGTCGATTTGAAGACAGACGAATGTCAGATTTAAACTCCAGCATCAGGATCGAGGGAAGTCCAAAAATGCGTCCGCACATAAGCCCGTTAAAGATTAAACGCAGTCCCAAAACTCAGATAGAAAGAGAGTTTGCTCCAATAAATTCACCTTTATCGCCAAACACAGACGAGTCGTTATTGTCTGATGAAGACGGACGTCCGGAGATAGTTTATTCAAATGAGCCGGAGGCAAAATGCCTTGGTCCTGATTCACAGTACGAGCCAGAGAACATAAATAAGGAAGAGTTGAAAACAAACCACCACCATTGCTACAGCGACACAAATACCATGGATTCGGGATGGCAAAGTGGTTCTGAGAAACAAGTAACTGATTAA
- the LOC123717193 gene encoding uncharacterized protein LOC123717193 isoform X2 translates to MSMADVTSARSTPAPDACPECDTAASVTSDLHKYQVACTCKPASAQYACADDPGPPPPAKTDTPPALPPRPPTSVLATTNRRNNASVGCNGNETSCRRKKYAWWCCGCGALAAALGGLLAAQHILLRAYTASPHHLETVPAAVPAAMLVLTGVCIMSLARRRNRYSYMVRKIKVVGACCLVCALTCVLVTITTTVIHMNKLQTLKFCEYTKLTRTCSCFSMPPDSQHSSDDDVRCVFEGVTDCGVVHGALYWCLRGVFALSVTAVLVCIFSCMLAYQLLSHERKKMYWEQLELRCRSLYRPPTGQAAPATGRPAQNNCSCCAQCHTTQPAWDFSLQHRFWAPGRIGNLYSPNPGSGRKTSPWSWFPWPRGNSQNSRCRMDGVPQSGDSAYGFCETEQAQNPPQSYDERAYPNFNQPFQRGQNSGTFPQTSQFESAQFSQSAQFSQSGQFAQSAQFQPQNFQPGQIGYQEGFSEGNTSFDAQTGVWGPPPPYSPQGRSGSRHHLHHQDPATTTLLHHHHIDVHRTINPHELPNVQPHTCSRSSYHSQERINPELVRINPDLVRINPELVRVNPELVRMHPDLARLNPEYRLNQELQMYPQEEGQERFNTLRGHLVPYRNCPRSLGLSAGNIHRDCRDDVIECVHQKSSSKVSDQSGECCQKQGKENLAFQNDKQSPIRSSMQDCHRGVNQNTESEVYFADVSSCCNADCCVNPNLSALVGTIENHPESTSESDTGSFTLTRQQRPQPQVGSKRRPRQTDKKLEKMRPDLNSSIRLTEQQIDQLNSSMRMSDRNIERIERIDSRDRLHDRSDRMNDSRIDRSDRINDSRIDRSDRMNDSRLDRSDRINDSRIDRSDRMNDSRLDRSDRMNDSRVDRCDRHNDSRIERMNDSRIDRCERMNDSRIDRSDRLNDSRVSRVVERIDMDASDSRDRLNDSRVERISESSRIERMERTNDSRDRTSDILNESRGSRFEDRRMSDLNSSIRIEGSPKMRPHISPLKIKRSPKTQIEREFAPINSPLSPNTDESLLSDEDGRPEIVYSNEPEAKCLGPDSQYEPENINKEELKTNHHHCYSDTNTMDSGWQSGSEKQVTD, encoded by the exons ATGTCTATGGCGGACGTGACGTCAGCGCGGAGCACGCCCGCGCCTGACGCGTGCCCAGAGTGCGATACTGCTGCATCCGTCACATCGGATTTGCATAAG TATCAAGTAGCTTGCACATGCAAACCTGCGTCAGCGCAATACGCATGCGCAGACGATCCAGGCCCACCGCCCCCCGCGAAAACTGACACTCCCCCTGCGTTACCACCAAGACCCCCTACAAGTGTGCTGGCAACAACTAACCGACGGAATAatg CATCCGTAGGCTGCAATGGCAACGAGACGTCATGCAGACGGAAGAAGTACGCATGGTGGTGTTGCGGTTGTGGTGCCTTAGCTGCCGCGTTGGGTGGCTTGCTTGCTGCCCAGCACATATTGCTACGGGCCTACACTGCTTCACCTCATCACTTAGAAACTGTTCCAGCTGCTGTACCGGCTGCtatg CTGGTGTTGACCGGAGTTTGTATAATGAGCTTAGCCAGGAGAAGAAACCGGTACAGCTATATGGTAAGAAAA ATTAAGGTGGTCGGAGCGTGTTGTCTGGTCTGTGCGTTGACTTGCGTTCTCGTTACCATCACAACGACCGTCATACATATGAACAA GCTTCAAACGCTTAAATTTTGCGAATACACGAAGTTGACCCGAACCTGCTCGTGTTTTTCAATGCCACCTGACTCACAGCACAGTAGCGATGATGATG TTCGGTGCGTTTTCGAAGGCGTAACCGATTGTGGAGTTGTCCACGGAGCCTTATATTGGTGTCTTCGAGGTGTTTTCGCCTTATCTGTGACTGCAGTACTCGTCTGCATATTCAGTTGTATGCTTGCTTATCAGCTGCTTAG CCATGAACGGAAGAAGATGTATTGGGAGCAGCTGGAACTCCGTTGCCGGTCTTTGTATAGACCTCCAACAGGACAAGCTGCCCCCGCTACTGGGAGACCTGCACAG AACAACTGCAGTTGTTGTGCGCAGTGTCATACAACGCAGCCCGCTTGGGACTTCAGTTTGCAACATCGATTTTGGGCGCCTG GTCGTATAGGAAATTTGTATTCGCCAAATCCAGGGTCAGGAAGAAAGACTTCTCCGTGGAGCTGGTTCCCATGGCCGAGGGGAAATAGTCAAAA TTCTCGCTGCCGCATGGATGGCGTTCCACAGTCGGGTGACAGCGCGTACGGATTCTGTGAAACGGAACAAGCTCAAAACCCGCCTCAATCCTACGACGAACGAGCTTATCCCAACTTCAATCAACCCTTTCAACGGGGACAAAACTCTGGCACATTCCCTCAGACGTCACAGTTCGAATCCGCCCAATTCAGTCAGTCGGCTCAGTTCAGTCAGTCGGGCCAATTCGCCCAAAGTGCCCAGTTTCAACCGCAAAACTTTCAACCGGGTCAAATTGGGTACCAAGAAGGCTTCTCTGAAGGCAATACCAGTTTCGATGCCCAAACTGGAGTTTGGGGACCACCACCACCGTACAGCCCTCAAGGAAGGAGTGGCAGCAG ACACCATCTTCATCACCAAGATCCAGCGACAACGACCCTTCTTCATCACCATCACATAGACGTACACAGAACCATAAACCCACACGAACTCCCAAACGTGCAACCGCACACGTGCTCGAGAAGCTCTTATCACAGCCAAGAACGAATCAACCCGGAATTAGTCAGAATCAATCCCGACTTAGTCAGAATTAACCCGGAATTAGTCAGAGTGAACCCGGAATTAGTTAGAATGCACCCGGATTTGGCGAGACTGAATCCGGAATACAGGCTAAATCAAGAATTGCAAATGTATCCTCAAGAAGAAGGCCAGGAGAGGTTCAACACCTTGCGGGGTCATTTGGTTCCATACAGGAACTGTCCCCGGTCTTTGGGGCTCAGTGCTGGAAACATACATCGGGATTGCAGGGACGATGTAATAGAGTGTGTTCACCAAAAAAGCAGCAGTAAAG tttCAGATCAGAGCGGCGAGTGTTGTCAGAAACAAGGCAAGGAAAATTTGGCTTTTCAAAACGATAAACAATCTCCGATCAG gtcttCCATGCAAGACTGTCACCGTGGAGTGAATCAGAACACGGAGTCTGAGGTTTATTTTGCCGACGTGTCCAGTTGTTGTAAC GCGGATTGTTGTGTAAATCCGAACTTATCAGCTCTAGTTGGCACAATAGAGAATCACCCAGAATCAACTTCGGAATCAGACACTGGGTCATTTACCTTAACAAGACAACAGCGGCCACAACCGCAAGTCGGTTCCAAACGTAGGCCAAGACAAACAGACAAAAAGTTAGAAAAAATGAGACCGGATTTGAATAGTTCCATTCGTTTGACAGAACAACAGATTGATCAACTAAATAGTTCTATGAGGATGAGTGATCGAAATATTGAGAGAATTGAACGAATCGATTCTAGAGACAGATTACACGATAGGAGTGACAGAATGAATGATTCCAGAATTGATAGAAGCGACCGAATTAACGATTCCAGAATTGATAGGAGTGACAGAATGAATGATTCCAGATTGGATAGAAGCGACCGAATTAACGATTCCAGAATTGATAGGAGTGACAGAATGAATGATTCCAGATTGGATAGAAGTGACCGAATGAACGATTCTAGAGTTGATCGTTGCGATAGGCACAATGATTCCAGAATTGAAAGAATGAACGATTCTAGAATCGATCGGTGTGAGAGAATGAACGATTCTAGAATAGACAGAAGTGATAGACTGAACGATTCAAGGGTTTCAAGAGTCGTCGAAAGAATCGATATGGATGCAAGTGATTCGAGGGACAGGCTGAATGATTCTCGAGTCGAACGTATCAGTGAATCGTCGAGAATTGAGCGAATGGAACGGACGAATGACTCAAGAGACCGAACGAGCGACATATTGAACGAATCGAGAGGGAGTCGATTTGAAGACAGACGAATGTCAGATTTAAACTCCAGCATCAGGATCGAGGGAAGTCCAAAAATGCGTCCGCACATAAGCCCGTTAAAGATTAAACGCAGTCCCAAAACTCAGATAGAAAGAGAGTTTGCTCCAATAAATTCACCTTTATCGCCAAACACAGACGAGTCGTTATTGTCTGATGAAGACGGACGTCCGGAGATAGTTTATTCAAATGAGCCGGAGGCAAAATGCCTTGGTCCTGATTCACAGTACGAGCCAGAGAACATAAATAAGGAAGAGTTGAAAACAAACCACCACCATTGCTACAGCGACACAAATACCATGGATTCGGGATGGCAAAGTGGTTCTGAGAAACAAGTAACTGATTAA